A genomic region of Sphingobium sp. HWE2-09 contains the following coding sequences:
- a CDS encoding SURF1 family protein, whose protein sequence is MTQAEPRPAKRAGFPVGLTLAALILFAGLCALGVWQVERLAWKRDLIARVDARIHAAPVPAPQSATKTDEYRRVTATGTFLHDKAALVQAATVRGAGYWVLTPLRQPDGAILLINRGFVPPEAKTRYDRPQGVVRVTGLLRLTEPGGGFLRSNDPAADRWYSRDVAAIATARHLTRAADYFIDGQAGPSPDTLPIGGLTVISFPNSHLQYAVTWFVLAAMVAGAYIIMMRQSGKDRRA, encoded by the coding sequence GTGACACAGGCCGAACCCCGCCCCGCCAAGCGGGCGGGGTTCCCGGTCGGCCTGACGCTGGCCGCGCTGATCCTGTTTGCCGGCCTGTGCGCGCTGGGCGTCTGGCAGGTGGAGCGGCTGGCGTGGAAGCGCGACCTGATCGCCCGCGTCGACGCCCGCATCCACGCTGCCCCGGTGCCAGCGCCGCAAAGCGCTACCAAGACCGACGAATATCGCCGCGTCACCGCCACCGGCACCTTCCTGCATGACAAGGCGGCGCTGGTGCAGGCCGCCACGGTGCGCGGCGCGGGCTATTGGGTGCTGACCCCGCTGCGCCAGCCCGATGGCGCGATCCTCCTCATCAACCGTGGCTTCGTGCCGCCCGAAGCCAAGACCCGCTATGATCGGCCGCAAGGCGTGGTGCGCGTGACCGGCCTCCTTCGCCTGACCGAGCCGGGCGGCGGCTTCCTGCGCAGCAACGATCCCGCCGCCGACCGCTGGTATTCCCGCGACGTAGCGGCCATCGCGACTGCGCGCCATTTGACGCGCGCCGCCGACTATTTCATCGATGGGCAGGCTGGCCCTTCCCCCGACACCCTGCCCATAGGCGGGCTGACCGTCATCAGCTTCCCCAACAGCCATCTGCAATATGCGGTGACATGGTTCGTGCTGGCGGCCATGGTCGCCGGCGCCTATATCATCATGATGCGCCAGTCGGGAAAAGATCGCCGGGCATGA
- a CDS encoding ATP-binding protein: protein MTASSLKRVRWLPGRWPADAAGRRNMALLVQLRWIAIAGQVATILFVHFGMDIHLPLGSMLVVPCIAAAMNLGSLMVLRRRTDITHAELFLALLFDVFALTTQLYLSGGATNPFVSLYLVQVALGAVLLHRWSVWGIVAISMLCAAMLVFAYRPLDLSERFADHLFDLHIVGTWICITMIAVLLVLFMTRVTRNLQQREAYLAELRQQAVEEEHIVRMGLLASGAAHELGTPLAQLAVVLGDWRHMPEIKSHPALVEEVGEMEIAVKRCKTILTGILMSSGEARGEAPEITNVRDFIDIIARDWRNANPGMPLRCDFGPHDYPRIIADPVIRQAVTNLLDNAREAGASYINMMVSRDSQWLHIAVRDNGPGFDADMLADVGKPYRSSKGKQGGGLGLFLVVNVVRKLGGRVDASNGADGGAMILLRLPLATLALEEEMAGDA from the coding sequence ATGACGGCATCATCGCTCAAGCGCGTGCGCTGGCTGCCTGGCCGGTGGCCCGCCGACGCGGCCGGGCGGCGCAACATGGCGCTGCTGGTGCAACTGCGCTGGATCGCCATCGCCGGGCAAGTCGCGACGATCCTGTTCGTGCATTTCGGCATGGACATCCATCTGCCGCTGGGGTCGATGCTGGTCGTCCCCTGCATCGCGGCGGCGATGAACCTGGGTAGCCTGATGGTGCTGCGGCGGCGCACCGATATCACCCATGCCGAACTGTTTCTGGCACTGCTGTTCGACGTATTCGCGCTCACCACGCAGCTTTATCTGAGCGGCGGGGCGACCAATCCGTTCGTGTCGCTCTATCTGGTGCAGGTCGCGCTGGGCGCGGTGTTGCTGCATCGCTGGAGCGTATGGGGCATCGTCGCCATATCGATGCTATGCGCGGCTATGCTGGTGTTCGCCTATCGCCCGCTCGACTTGAGCGAGCGGTTCGCGGACCATTTGTTCGACCTGCATATCGTAGGCACCTGGATCTGCATCACCATGATCGCGGTGTTGCTGGTCCTGTTCATGACCCGCGTGACCCGCAACCTGCAACAGCGGGAAGCCTATCTGGCGGAACTGCGCCAGCAGGCGGTGGAGGAAGAACATATCGTCCGCATGGGGCTGCTCGCGTCGGGCGCGGCGCATGAATTGGGCACGCCCCTCGCCCAGCTTGCCGTCGTGCTGGGCGACTGGCGGCACATGCCTGAAATCAAGTCGCATCCCGCGCTGGTCGAGGAAGTGGGCGAGATGGAGATAGCGGTCAAACGCTGCAAGACCATCCTGACCGGCATCCTGATGTCGTCCGGTGAAGCACGCGGCGAAGCGCCCGAAATCACCAATGTCCGCGATTTCATCGACATCATCGCGCGCGACTGGCGCAACGCCAATCCGGGGATGCCGCTGCGCTGCGACTTTGGCCCGCACGACTATCCCCGCATCATCGCCGATCCGGTGATCCGCCAGGCCGTGACCAACCTGCTCGACAATGCGCGGGAAGCCGGCGCATCCTATATCAACATGATGGTCAGCCGCGACAGCCAATGGCTGCATATCGCTGTGCGCGACAATGGACCGGGCTTCGATGCCGACATGCTGGCCGATGTCGGCAAACCCTATCGGTCCAGCAAGGGCAAGCAGGGCGGCGGCCTGGGCCTCTTTCTGGTCGTCAACGTGGTCCGCAAGCTGGGCGGACGGGTGGACGCCAGCAATGGCGCGGATGGCGGCGCGATGATCCTGCTGCGCCTGCCGCTCGCCACGCTGGCGCTAGAAGAGGAGATGGCCGGTGACGCCTGA
- a CDS encoding response regulator transcription factor, translating into MTPERQLLIVEDDEAFARTLKRSFERRGYTVLLADSLETVTAVLADNKPGFAVVDLKLGPQSGLACVQALHAHDPAMLIVVLTGFASIATAVEAIKLGATNYLAKPSNTDDIEAAFARSGGNPAAPLAPRPTSIKTLEWEHIHEVLKDSDFNISETARRLGMHRRTLARKLAKRQVG; encoded by the coding sequence GTGACGCCTGAACGGCAATTGCTGATCGTGGAGGATGACGAAGCGTTCGCCCGCACGCTCAAACGCTCCTTCGAACGGCGCGGCTACACCGTGCTGCTGGCCGACAGCCTGGAAACGGTGACGGCGGTGCTGGCCGACAACAAGCCGGGCTTTGCCGTGGTCGACCTGAAGCTCGGCCCGCAATCGGGCCTTGCCTGCGTCCAGGCGCTCCACGCCCATGATCCCGCCATGCTGATCGTAGTCCTCACAGGCTTCGCCAGCATCGCAACGGCGGTGGAGGCGATCAAGCTTGGCGCGACCAACTATCTCGCCAAACCATCCAACACCGACGATATCGAGGCCGCCTTCGCCCGCTCCGGCGGCAACCCCGCCGCCCCCCTCGCCCCCCGGCCGACATCGATCAAGACGCTGGAATGGGAACATATCCACGAGGTATTGAAGGACAGCGACTTCAACATCTCCGAAACCGCAAGGCGGCTGGGCATGCATCGCCGCACGCTGGCACGGAAACTGGCGAAGCGGCAGGTGGGCTGA
- a CDS encoding sugar kinase, with protein sequence MTTKATITVIGEAMLELSRGDGDSWNLRYGGDVINTAIHLARAGDHVRLASAMGADPMSAQLLTQWEAEGVDTALVIAAKDRLPGLYAIETDATGERSFHYWRGEAAARRMFDLPESAAMVAQAAQSDLLYFSLITLAILPDAGREALLDLCAQVRANGGKVAFDGNYRARLWDDAATARHWRDRAIAVSDMGLPTLADEVEMGEADDAQDAAARWGAGAGKEVVVKLGGDGCLVAGEIVAIPSHIDVIDSSGAGDAFNGGYLHARLAGADPRDAALAGHRLAGWNIRHRGAIPARDADAPYG encoded by the coding sequence ATGACGACGAAGGCGACGATCACGGTCATTGGCGAAGCGATGCTGGAATTGAGCCGCGGCGATGGCGATAGCTGGAACCTGCGCTATGGCGGCGACGTCATCAATACCGCGATCCATTTGGCGCGGGCCGGGGATCATGTCCGCCTCGCCAGCGCCATGGGCGCCGATCCGATGAGCGCGCAACTTCTGACGCAATGGGAAGCCGAAGGCGTGGACACGGCGCTGGTCATCGCGGCGAAGGACCGGTTGCCCGGCCTCTATGCGATCGAGACGGATGCGACGGGCGAGCGCAGCTTCCATTATTGGCGCGGCGAGGCGGCGGCGCGGCGGATGTTCGACCTGCCGGAAAGCGCCGCGATGGTGGCGCAGGCCGCCCAGTCCGACCTGCTCTATTTCTCGCTGATCACGCTGGCGATCCTGCCCGATGCCGGGCGGGAAGCTTTGCTGGACCTGTGCGCGCAGGTGCGCGCCAATGGCGGGAAGGTCGCTTTCGATGGCAATTATCGCGCGCGGCTGTGGGATGACGCGGCGACGGCGCGGCATTGGCGCGACCGGGCAATCGCCGTCAGCGACATGGGCCTGCCGACCCTGGCGGACGAAGTCGAGATGGGTGAGGCCGACGACGCGCAGGATGCCGCCGCGCGCTGGGGCGCTGGGGCTGGCAAGGAAGTGGTCGTGAAGCTGGGCGGCGACGGCTGCCTGGTGGCGGGCGAGATCGTCGCGATCCCGAGCCATATCGACGTGATCGATTCGAGCGGGGCGGGGGACGCGTTTAACGGCGGCTATCTGCATGCGCGACTGGCAGGCGCCGATCCGCGCGACGCGGCGCTGGCCGGGCATCGGCTGGCGGGCTGGAATATTCGCCATCGCGGCGCGATCCCGGCGCGCGACGCCGACGCGCCCTATGGCTGA
- a CDS encoding hybrid sensor histidine kinase/response regulator, producing the protein MISAANDEMGNRFELLVQSVTDYAIYMLDPQGVIVSWNAGARRFKGYKADEIIGQHFSRFYTPEDQANGIPAMALHTAEHHDRFEAEGWRVRKDGSQFWANVVIDPIRAPDGSLLGFAKVTRDLTDRRAAQEALRTSEERFRLLVQSVTDYAIYMLDPVGTVTSWNLGAERFKGYRTEEILGQNFSRFYSEEDRLAGLPSRALHTAQTVGRFEAEGWRIRKDGSRFWANVVIDPIRTPDGQLLGFAKITRDLTERRDAQRALDEARDAIIQTQKMDAIGKLTGGVAHDFNNLLAVIVGSLDLARQRMTTGGDITRYLDNAMTAAERGATLTQRMLAFARKQELKLQNVDCIALVQGMADLLATTLGAGAVIETRFPLIIGAAHADPSQLELALLNLAVNARDAMPHGGRIIIEAAETMVSQDERPDLSAGSYIRLSVIDEGEGMDAETLDRAREPFFTTKGVGKGTGLGLSMVHGFAQQCGGSLTITSDPGHGTTVSLWLPMAPTDADTQHIVALVEDRDDPGVPLVILAVDDDDLVLMNTAGMLEDLGHTVFQASSGADALRLLETGKVDLVVTDHAMPGMTGAELADAIEQTHPGLPVVIITGFAELPPHAARLMRLDKPFKQADLARIVGSAIRTVPMTAPITAIIKDDPAT; encoded by the coding sequence ATGATTAGCGCGGCCAATGATGAAATGGGCAACCGCTTCGAACTGCTGGTTCAAAGCGTGACCGATTACGCCATCTACATGCTTGATCCCCAAGGCGTGATCGTCAGCTGGAACGCAGGCGCGCGCCGTTTCAAGGGTTATAAGGCGGACGAGATTATCGGCCAGCATTTTTCGCGCTTCTATACTCCCGAAGATCAGGCAAACGGCATTCCGGCGATGGCGCTCCATACCGCCGAGCATCATGACCGGTTCGAAGCGGAAGGCTGGCGCGTTCGCAAGGACGGATCGCAATTTTGGGCCAATGTCGTCATCGACCCGATCCGCGCGCCAGACGGCAGCCTGCTCGGCTTTGCCAAGGTCACGCGCGACCTGACCGACCGCCGCGCCGCACAGGAAGCGCTGCGCACCAGCGAAGAGCGATTCCGCCTGCTGGTGCAGAGCGTGACCGACTATGCCATCTACATGCTCGATCCCGTCGGCACGGTGACCAGCTGGAATTTGGGCGCGGAACGGTTCAAGGGCTATCGGACCGAAGAGATATTAGGTCAGAATTTCTCCCGCTTCTACAGCGAGGAGGATCGCTTGGCGGGCCTCCCCTCCCGCGCATTGCATACCGCGCAAACGGTGGGTCGGTTCGAAGCGGAAGGTTGGCGCATCCGCAAGGACGGATCGCGTTTCTGGGCCAATGTCGTCATCGATCCGATCCGCACCCCTGACGGTCAGTTGCTCGGTTTCGCCAAGATCACCCGCGACCTGACCGAACGGCGCGATGCGCAGCGCGCGCTGGACGAAGCGCGCGACGCCATTATCCAGACGCAAAAGATGGACGCCATCGGCAAGCTGACCGGCGGCGTCGCCCATGATTTCAACAATTTGCTGGCGGTCATCGTCGGCAGCCTGGACCTGGCGCGGCAGCGCATGACGACCGGCGGCGACATCACCCGCTATCTGGACAATGCCATGACCGCGGCCGAGCGCGGCGCGACCCTGACGCAGCGGATGCTGGCCTTTGCGCGCAAGCAGGAACTGAAGCTGCAAAATGTCGATTGCATCGCGCTGGTGCAGGGCATGGCCGATCTGCTGGCGACGACGCTGGGCGCAGGCGCGGTCATCGAAACCCGCTTCCCATTGATCATCGGCGCAGCCCATGCCGACCCGTCCCAACTGGAACTGGCGCTGCTCAACCTGGCGGTCAACGCCCGCGACGCCATGCCGCATGGCGGGCGGATCATCATCGAAGCGGCAGAGACGATGGTGTCGCAGGACGAACGGCCGGACCTGTCTGCAGGCAGCTATATCCGCCTGTCCGTAATCGACGAAGGCGAAGGCATGGATGCCGAAACGCTGGATCGGGCGCGTGAGCCGTTCTTCACCACCAAGGGCGTCGGCAAGGGCACCGGGCTTGGCCTGTCGATGGTCCATGGTTTCGCCCAGCAATGTGGCGGGTCGCTGACGATCACCAGCGATCCGGGGCATGGCACGACCGTATCCCTATGGCTGCCCATGGCGCCGACGGATGCGGACACGCAGCATATCGTCGCCCTGGTGGAGGATCGTGACGATCCCGGCGTCCCGCTAGTCATCCTGGCAGTGGACGATGATGATCTCGTCCTGATGAACACGGCAGGCATGTTGGAGGATCTGGGTCATACCGTGTTCCAGGCGTCGTCCGGCGCGGACGCACTGCGACTGCTGGAGACAGGCAAGGTGGACCTGGTCGTCACCGACCATGCGATGCCGGGCATGACCGGGGCTGAACTGGCTGACGCGATCGAACAGACCCATCCCGGCCTGCCGGTGGTCATCATCACCGGTTTTGCCGAACTGCCGCCGCACGCCGCGCGGCTGATGCGGCTGGACAAACCGTTCAAACAGGCCGACCTCGCCCGCATCGTCGGCAGCGCCATCCGCACCGTGCCCATGACAGCGCCCATCACGGCCATCATAAAGGACGACCCGGCCACCTAG
- a CDS encoding alpha/beta fold hydrolase, with protein sequence MDRPTAPTPTSHFFTSLRTRLHYLDWGNPSAPTLILVHGGFDHGRSWDWTARALSRDYHVIAPDLRGHGDSAWSPDGSYMMANFVYDLAQLVDLLDRSPVTIVGHSLGGAISLRYAGLFPDKLRKLVAIEGLGLSPDRLKEQAEQSTPDIWQDWIGSRRNSARRTPRRYPTIEAAIGRMRERNEHLTVEQAFHLTSHGVNRNEDGSYGWKFDPYLKAMAPNAGMDQELPDFWKRITCPTLLCLGEDSWASNPAKDGRMNHFADARMATFANAGHWLHHDQFDAFIAELRGFLQGEASDSRTVVRL encoded by the coding sequence ATGGACAGACCCACCGCACCGACGCCTACTTCGCATTTCTTCACGTCGTTGCGGACCCGGCTTCATTATCTCGACTGGGGCAACCCGTCCGCGCCGACGCTGATCCTGGTGCATGGCGGCTTCGACCATGGCCGCAGCTGGGACTGGACAGCGCGCGCGCTGTCGCGCGACTATCATGTCATCGCGCCCGATCTGCGCGGCCATGGCGACAGCGCCTGGTCGCCGGACGGCTCTTATATGATGGCCAATTTCGTTTATGATCTGGCGCAACTGGTCGACCTGCTCGACCGATCGCCGGTCACCATCGTGGGGCATTCGCTGGGTGGCGCGATCAGCCTGCGCTATGCGGGCCTGTTTCCCGACAAGCTGCGCAAGCTCGTCGCGATCGAAGGGCTGGGCCTGTCGCCCGACCGCCTGAAGGAACAGGCCGAGCAATCGACGCCCGACATCTGGCAGGACTGGATCGGATCGCGCCGCAACAGCGCCCGGCGCACGCCCCGCCGCTATCCCACGATCGAGGCCGCCATCGGCCGGATGCGCGAACGCAACGAGCATCTGACCGTCGAACAGGCGTTCCACCTCACCAGCCATGGCGTCAACCGCAACGAAGACGGCAGCTATGGCTGGAAATTCGATCCCTATCTCAAGGCCATGGCGCCCAATGCCGGGATGGATCAGGAACTGCCCGATTTCTGGAAGCGGATCACCTGCCCCACCCTGCTCTGCCTGGGTGAAGACAGTTGGGCGTCGAATCCGGCAAAGGACGGGCGCATGAACCATTTCGCCGACGCACGGATGGCGACCTTCGCCAATGCCGGCCATTGGTTGCACCACGACCAGTTCGACGCCTTCATCGCCGAACTGCGCGGCTTCCTACAGGGTGAAGCCAGCGACAGCCGCACGGTAGTCCGCCTTTAG
- a CDS encoding NAD(P)H-dependent flavin oxidoreductase — MPLPTLLEGRLSLPLIGSPMFIISQPSLVMAQCRAGIVGSFPSLNARPSGLFETWLQQLQAELTQADAPFAVNLIVHRTNARLEEDLALCVQYKVPIVITSLGAREDVNAAIHSYGGIVLHDVIDDRFAHKAIEKGADGLIAVAAGAGGHAGTLSPFALIQEIRRWFDGPLALSGSIATGRAIAAARMMGADLAYMGSPFIATAEANADPAYKQMIVDSHAADIVYSDVFTGVHGNYLRPSIVASGLDPDSLPKAKDMDFASMTGGDKKAWRDVWGCGQGIGAIDSVQPTADFVATLKADYRAAVAGFTL; from the coding sequence ATGCCATTGCCGACATTGCTGGAGGGCCGCCTGTCGCTGCCGCTGATCGGGTCGCCGATGTTCATCATCTCGCAACCGTCGCTGGTCATGGCGCAATGCCGGGCGGGGATCGTCGGCTCCTTTCCATCGCTCAATGCGCGGCCGTCGGGCCTGTTCGAAACATGGTTGCAGCAATTGCAGGCGGAATTGACGCAGGCCGACGCGCCCTTCGCCGTCAACCTGATCGTCCATCGCACCAATGCGCGGCTGGAAGAGGATCTGGCGCTGTGCGTGCAGTATAAGGTACCGATCGTCATCACCTCGCTTGGCGCGCGGGAGGATGTCAACGCGGCGATCCATAGCTATGGCGGCATCGTCCTGCATGACGTCATCGACGACCGGTTCGCACACAAGGCGATCGAGAAGGGCGCCGATGGGCTAATCGCCGTCGCGGCGGGCGCGGGCGGTCATGCTGGCACGCTGTCGCCCTTCGCGCTGATCCAGGAAATCCGCCGCTGGTTCGACGGGCCGCTCGCCCTGTCGGGATCGATCGCCACCGGACGCGCCATCGCTGCCGCCCGCATGATGGGCGCGGACCTGGCCTATATGGGGTCGCCCTTTATCGCCACGGCGGAGGCCAATGCCGACCCGGCCTATAAGCAGATGATCGTGGACAGCCATGCCGCCGACATCGTCTATTCCGACGTCTTCACCGGGGTGCATGGCAATTATCTGCGCCCCAGTATCGTCGCGTCGGGCCTGGACCCGGACAGCCTGCCCAAGGCCAAGGACATGGATTTCGCGTCGATGACCGGCGGCGACAAGAAGGCGTGGCGCGACGTGTGGGGATGCGGCCAGGGCATCGGCGCGATCGACAGCGTGCAGCCGACCGCCGATTTCGTAGCGACGCTAAAGGCGGACTACCGTGCGGCTGTCGCTGGCTTCACCCTGTAG
- a CDS encoding transglycosylase domain-containing protein, with protein MGGPMNDPSPVDPATLPPREFGAGPPSAFAPPTPWRRRFQIAGWVIAAALAVLMILIAWLAVTAPLSRSLKPIAPPSISLMSADGHLIARRGAVIDKPVTMADLPAHVPQAFMAIEDRRFQTHWGVDPRGIARAAWHNLWSDGASQGGSTITQQLAKGVFLSSDRTFGRKAREALIALWLEAWLTKDQIMERYLSNVYFGDNVYGLRAAALHYFNRSPERLTIPQAAMLAGLLKAPSRLAPTNNLKGARTRAALVTQAMVDAGYISQGERNALSPARLNVHDTPDATTGTYFADWVLPQARDRAGAVYGEQRIDTTLDWRIQRLAEAAIRRAPLGSAQAALVAMKPDGSVVAMVGGKNYEKSSFNRAVQAKRQPGSTFKLFVYLAAFREGMTPDDMIEDTPITTGSYRPANHSGKYRGRITLRQAFAASSNVAAVRLTQKVGVDNVIKVARDLGVTAPLTEDLSLALGTSEIPLVELAEAYAAVAAGAYPVLAHGLPPEEQGWFEKLMQRQRHFSDDQLEMIRDLLSSAANRGTGSAAALRTSTFGKTGTTQDSRDAIFVGYAGGLVTAVWIGNDDNAPLPGGAAGGGVPARIWRNFMSGAINEPVEDAPEETQDADLVNAIANVTVETGIGNVGVGVDEGGMTVNIGGNQIRLPVDQRAPAPPQGVPPPRIAPTQPDEGGDTGP; from the coding sequence ATGGGCGGACCGATGAACGACCCTTCTCCTGTCGATCCCGCCACGCTGCCGCCGCGCGAATTTGGCGCCGGTCCGCCCAGCGCTTTTGCGCCGCCCACGCCATGGCGTCGGCGCTTTCAAATTGCGGGATGGGTGATCGCTGCGGCTCTGGCCGTGCTGATGATCCTGATCGCCTGGCTGGCGGTCACCGCGCCCCTGTCCCGATCGTTAAAGCCCATCGCGCCACCCAGCATCAGCCTGATGTCGGCGGACGGGCATTTGATTGCCCGGCGCGGGGCGGTGATCGACAAGCCGGTGACGATGGCGGACCTGCCTGCCCATGTGCCCCAGGCGTTCATGGCGATCGAGGATCGCCGGTTCCAGACGCATTGGGGTGTCGATCCGCGCGGGATCGCGCGGGCGGCCTGGCATAATCTTTGGTCCGATGGCGCGTCGCAGGGGGGCAGCACCATCACCCAGCAGCTGGCGAAAGGCGTGTTCCTGTCGAGCGACCGCACCTTCGGCCGCAAGGCGCGCGAGGCGCTGATTGCGCTATGGCTGGAAGCGTGGCTGACCAAGGACCAGATCATGGAGAGATATCTCTCCAACGTCTATTTCGGCGACAATGTGTATGGCCTGCGGGCCGCCGCGCTGCATTATTTCAACCGGTCGCCCGAACGGCTGACGATCCCGCAGGCGGCGATGCTGGCAGGATTGCTCAAGGCGCCGTCGCGGCTTGCCCCCACCAATAACCTGAAAGGCGCGCGCACCCGCGCCGCGCTGGTGACGCAGGCGATGGTCGATGCGGGCTATATCAGCCAGGGGGAGCGCAACGCGCTGTCGCCCGCCCGGCTGAACGTGCACGACACGCCCGACGCCACCACCGGCACCTATTTCGCCGATTGGGTGCTGCCGCAGGCGCGCGATCGGGCCGGGGCGGTCTATGGCGAGCAGCGGATCGACACGACGCTCGACTGGCGTATCCAGCGGCTGGCCGAAGCGGCGATCCGGCGCGCCCCGCTGGGTAGCGCGCAGGCCGCGCTGGTGGCGATGAAGCCCGACGGCAGCGTCGTCGCCATGGTTGGCGGCAAGAATTACGAGAAGAGCAGCTTCAACCGCGCAGTGCAGGCCAAGCGGCAGCCGGGATCGACCTTCAAGCTGTTCGTCTATCTGGCCGCCTTCCGCGAAGGCATGACGCCCGACGATATGATCGAGGACACGCCGATCACGACCGGCAGCTATCGCCCCGCCAATCATAGCGGCAAATATCGCGGGCGCATCACCCTGCGCCAGGCGTTCGCCGCGTCCAGCAATGTCGCGGCGGTGCGGCTGACGCAGAAGGTCGGCGTCGACAATGTCATCAAGGTTGCCCGCGATCTGGGCGTCACCGCGCCGCTGACCGAGGATTTGAGCCTGGCGCTGGGCACGTCGGAAATTCCGCTGGTCGAACTGGCCGAAGCTTATGCGGCGGTGGCGGCGGGCGCCTATCCGGTGCTGGCGCACGGCCTGCCACCAGAGGAGCAGGGCTGGTTCGAGAAACTGATGCAGCGCCAGCGCCATTTCAGCGACGATCAGCTGGAGATGATCCGCGACCTGCTGTCGTCGGCCGCCAATCGCGGCACCGGCAGCGCGGCAGCGTTGCGCACCAGCACCTTCGGCAAGACCGGCACGACGCAGGACAGCCGCGACGCCATCTTCGTGGGCTATGCGGGCGGGCTGGTGACGGCGGTGTGGATCGGCAATGACGATAATGCGCCCTTGCCCGGCGGCGCGGCGGGCGGTGGCGTGCCCGCGCGCATCTGGCGCAATTTCATGAGCGGGGCGATCAACGAGCCGGTCGAGGATGCGCCTGAAGAAACGCAGGACGCCGACCTGGTCAACGCCATCGCCAATGTGACCGTCGAAACCGGCATCGGTAACGTCGGCGTGGGCGTGGACGAAGGCGGCATGACGGTGAATATCGGCGGCAACCAGATCCGCCTGCCGGTCGATCAGCGCGCACCTGCTCCACCGCAAGGCGTGCCACCGCCCCGGATCGCGCCGACGCAGCCGGATGAGGGCGGGGACACCGGGCCATAG
- a CDS encoding MFS transporter, which translates to MQASLRLLNKRRFLPLFVTQLLGAFNDNLFKNAMVLFVVYQVYNDERSETWFSALATGIFILPFFLLSAVSGQLADQRDKAAIIRWVKAAEILIMGVGAVGLGLIWSDIAVHTVAIPLLLLALFAMGIHSTFFGPIKYAILPQHLHDDEVLGGTGLVEAGTYIAILAGTILAGVIPVQVAAVGIIITALIGYVAGRKVPPAPSMLQAQAIDFHIIRSSIALVRGTMHIRRLFLAIMAISLFWAVGSILFIQFPPLVKNVLTADKPVASLFLAIFSIGIAIGSVAINRLLDGHVSAKYAPASVIGMGLCIVAFHIVCDLWMPAPKGQMFSLGGFLAHPLAIPLSLCLLGVATFGGMFVVPLYAFLTTTVEKCEAARTVAANNIVNSGAMVIGSLCAIGLSIAGVSVVMQLLLVAFLSLPCAAMAWKLHKACDGPICH; encoded by the coding sequence ATGCAAGCCTCTCTCAGGCTCTTGAACAAGCGCCGTTTTTTGCCGCTGTTCGTCACCCAGTTGCTCGGCGCGTTCAACGACAATCTGTTCAAGAACGCGATGGTGCTGTTTGTCGTGTACCAGGTGTATAATGACGAGCGGTCGGAAACCTGGTTCAGCGCGCTGGCGACCGGCATCTTCATTCTGCCCTTCTTCCTGCTGTCCGCCGTATCGGGGCAGTTGGCCGATCAACGGGACAAGGCGGCGATCATCCGCTGGGTGAAGGCGGCGGAAATCCTGATCATGGGCGTGGGCGCGGTGGGCCTGGGCCTGATCTGGAGCGACATTGCGGTCCATACGGTGGCGATTCCGCTGTTGCTGCTCGCCTTGTTCGCCATGGGCATCCATTCGACCTTCTTCGGTCCGATCAAATATGCGATCCTGCCGCAGCATCTGCATGATGACGAAGTGCTGGGCGGCACCGGCCTGGTCGAGGCGGGCACCTATATCGCGATCCTGGCGGGCACGATTTTGGCGGGTGTGATCCCGGTGCAGGTCGCGGCGGTCGGCATCATCATCACCGCGCTGATCGGCTATGTCGCGGGGCGCAAAGTGCCGCCCGCGCCGTCGATGCTGCAGGCGCAGGCGATCGATTTCCATATCATCCGGTCGTCGATCGCGCTGGTCCGGGGCACGATGCATATCCGTCGGCTGTTTCTGGCGATCATGGCGATCAGCCTGTTCTGGGCGGTCGGCTCCATCCTGTTCATCCAGTTTCCGCCGTTGGTGAAGAACGTCCTGACCGCAGACAAGCCGGTCGCCAGCCTGTTCCTCGCCATTTTCTCGATCGGCATCGCGATTGGATCGGTCGCGATCAACCGGCTGCTCGATGGGCATGTGTCGGCCAAATATGCCCCGGCTTCGGTGATCGGCATGGGCCTGTGCATCGTGGCGTTCCACATCGTTTGCGATCTGTGGATGCCCGCGCCCAAGGGGCAGATGTTCTCGCTGGGCGGGTTCCTGGCCCATCCGCTCGCGATTCCCCTATCGCTGTGCCTGCTGGGGGTGGCGACGTTCGGCGGCATGTTCGTCGTGCCGCTCTATGCGTTCCTCACCACGACGGTGGAGAAATGCGAAGCGGCGCGGACGGTGGCGGCCAATAATATCGTCAATTCAGGCGCGATGGTGATCGGGTCGCTGTGCGCCATTGGCCTCAGCATCGCGGGCGTATCGGTGGTGATGCAGCTATTGCTGGTCGCCTTCCTGTCGCTGCCCTGCGCCGCAATGGCGTGGAAGCTGCACAAGGCGTGCGACGGCCCGATTTGCCACTGA